One segment of Micromonospora parathelypteridis DNA contains the following:
- a CDS encoding C39 family peptidase, which produces MRTDLIRKTALTAAGLAFTGGAIAGPVTAAYAASDAKPTSQTQNDRKPSGERELGVRYEAQPNFYYCGPAATRNALSVQGKNINVDDMAKEMGTTEAGTNSINDITPVLNKETGKPDAYRSVEISNPNADTKQTDTLRTDVVHTVDQGRAVVANIAGTSTDTTGTTHSYEGGHYISVVGYHDNGNTVTIADSADPNQAAYDITIEHLADWIATRGYATS; this is translated from the coding sequence ATGCGTACCGATCTGATCCGTAAGACCGCCCTCACCGCCGCTGGGCTCGCCTTCACCGGCGGCGCCATCGCCGGCCCCGTCACCGCCGCCTACGCCGCGTCCGACGCCAAGCCGACCTCGCAGACGCAGAACGACCGCAAGCCCTCGGGTGAGCGGGAGCTGGGTGTGCGCTACGAGGCGCAGCCGAACTTCTACTACTGCGGGCCCGCCGCGACCCGTAACGCCCTGTCCGTCCAAGGCAAAAACATCAACGTCGACGACATGGCCAAGGAAATGGGCACCACCGAAGCCGGCACCAACTCCATCAACGACATCACCCCCGTCCTGAACAAGGAAACCGGCAAGCCCGACGCCTACCGGTCCGTGGAAATCAGCAACCCCAACGCTGACACCAAGCAGACCGACACCCTGCGCACCGACGTCGTCCACACCGTCGACCAGGGCCGCGCCGTCGTCGCCAACATCGCCGGCACCAGCACCGACACCACCGGCACCACCCACTCCTACGAAGGCGGGCACTACATCAGCGTCGTCGGCTACCACGACAACGGCAACACCGTCACCATCGCCGACTCCGCCGACCCCAACCAAGCCGCCTACGACATCACCATCGAGCACCTCGCCGACTGGATCGCCACCCGCGGCTACGCCACCAGCTGA
- the dusB gene encoding tRNA dihydrouridine synthase DusB — protein MSDVAVAAGRPLTLGGYQVWPPVVLAPMAGITNVGFRRLCREQGGGIYVCEMITTRALVERNPKTLRMIAFGDDEKPRSLQLYGTDPEITAAAVRIVVERNLADHIDLNFGCPVPKVTRRGGGAALPWRRRLFARLVQAAVAAAAPAGVPVTVKMRKGIDDDHLTYVEAGLAAQDAGVAAVALHGRTAAQRYSGTADWDAIATLKQALDVPVLGNGDIWEADDALRMVAHTGVDGVVVGRGCLGRPWLFADLEAAFNGRSERRLPTLGEVAVTMRRHAELLVDQFVAGASNPARGERDGCTDFRKHVAWYLKGFPVGGELRRSLAMIESLAQLDDLLGKLDPTEPFPVAALGQPRGRTNSPGKVFLPDGWLASRDDDAVPEGAEMDDSGG, from the coding sequence GTGAGTGATGTCGCGGTGGCGGCCGGACGCCCGTTGACCCTCGGTGGCTACCAGGTGTGGCCGCCGGTGGTTCTCGCGCCGATGGCCGGGATCACCAACGTCGGGTTCCGCCGGCTCTGCCGGGAGCAGGGCGGCGGCATCTACGTCTGCGAGATGATCACCACGCGGGCGCTGGTCGAGCGGAACCCGAAGACGCTGCGCATGATCGCGTTCGGCGACGACGAGAAGCCTCGCAGCCTCCAGCTCTACGGCACCGACCCGGAGATCACCGCTGCCGCCGTGCGGATCGTCGTCGAACGCAACCTGGCCGATCACATCGACCTCAACTTCGGCTGCCCGGTCCCCAAGGTCACCCGGCGTGGGGGCGGCGCGGCGTTGCCGTGGCGGCGCCGGCTCTTCGCCCGACTGGTGCAGGCCGCGGTGGCTGCCGCCGCGCCGGCCGGGGTGCCGGTCACGGTGAAGATGCGCAAGGGCATCGACGACGACCACCTGACGTACGTCGAAGCCGGGCTCGCCGCCCAGGACGCCGGCGTGGCCGCGGTGGCCCTGCACGGGCGGACCGCCGCGCAGCGCTACTCGGGCACCGCCGACTGGGACGCGATCGCCACGTTGAAGCAGGCCCTCGACGTGCCGGTGCTCGGCAACGGCGACATCTGGGAGGCCGACGACGCGCTGCGGATGGTCGCGCACACCGGGGTCGACGGCGTGGTCGTCGGGCGCGGCTGTCTGGGTCGACCGTGGCTCTTCGCCGATCTGGAGGCCGCCTTCAACGGGCGCTCGGAGCGGCGGTTGCCCACCCTCGGCGAGGTGGCGGTGACCATGCGCCGGCACGCCGAGCTGCTGGTAGACCAGTTCGTGGCCGGCGCCAGCAACCCGGCCCGGGGTGAGCGGGACGGCTGCACCGATTTCCGCAAGCACGTCGCCTGGTACCTCAAGGGCTTCCCGGTCGGCGGCGAGCTGCGCCGCTCGCTGGCGATGATCGAAAGCCTGGCCCAGCTCGACGACCTGCTCGGAAAGCTCGACCCGACGGAGCCGTTCCCGGTGGCCGCCCTGGGCCAGCCGCGCGGACGCACCAACTCGCCGGGCAAGGTCTTCCTGCCGGACGGCTGGCTGGCCAGCCGAGACGACGACGCCGTCCCCGAGGGCGCCGAAATGGACGACTCCGGCGGCTGA